The Plodia interpunctella isolate USDA-ARS_2022_Savannah chromosome 9, ilPloInte3.2, whole genome shotgun sequence genome includes the window aaaactactatacatgaaacagattggtatacaaactcatgtggtacaagtaggatttgaacctgagaccttttgatccacaggcgggtgtcttaaccattacaccaccaccttatgcttaaatttataattattatattataaaattagacCTAAAAATCTAAACTTCTTCTTACTGATGtctaaaattatctataacaatcatttaaaattcaaaatcttaataaataatattgaatgtaagtctacatttaaaataattatttattattatattataaaattttgttaatttaaatattttttcataaacttCATTTCCTAtaactatttgttttataaaactttattacaaaaatataacaaaacaaatggtGGCCATATGGGATTATCTACCTTTGGCAGTCAACTAGTAAGTATTAAGTCATGAATTTCACCAACTTTTTAACGTCATAAACTACATCTACAATGAAATCTGTAAACAAAGTAAATTCTGGGAAAAACCTCTGCATTGCTACAGTTCAGCAAATTTCAACCCTCACCAAATGTTTCCCTAGTTTTCCTAAAGATGGCGCCTGTCTCGTCATGTATTGATTTTCCGGCCACTGTAGACCCTCCACGAAAAAGCAATCAATAGTGTCGAATTTTGCTGGAAAATTCTTATTACGCACATTTCCCGTGATTAATTAGATTGTTATTATAACAGTAGTTCTTTTgaagtatttaataatgtcGCTGCTTATTATGgagcaataaaatgtattagcTGACCACTCGGCCATCGCCTTTGACCTTCAAGTGAATCCTGTGTGCAATGCATTTCGAGAAGTGATCGTGTTTCACGGCAGTGCATTGTTTTCGCTTCATAGTTTCTTTGCGGGCTTATTATGCGTTCTCTTGCGGCTTCACACGGGGTGGATCCCTTGCCTGGGTTAGACATTCCACCTGGATACCATCAGGGTGACAACCCGGACGCCGAAATGGCCGGCGCGCAAGATACCATCTACTTGTGCAACTTCCGCGTCTCCGTCGACGGAGAGTGGCTCTGTTTAAAAGAACTCCATGATATGGAGATGACTGACTCTTACACCCGACCATCGGAAGCACCTATCACGTCGCCTGTCGATCCTATGCATGCACTCATGGGTAATATATTATCTGttctttatttcataaaatttctttaaaaataagtacaggCAATAGGAAAAATCATTATAGCTGTAATCAAGACCATAATGACGTTATGAATAGAGTGAATCATCATTATTtggtatttattgtttacctTCCTTGAGTGTCTTACATATATACTCAGTTATCTCGAATTCGATAGTACGACgtaatgtaaaatgaaaatctaaCTGCTACCAGACATTTGGTATTATCAGTTTATGCATTTTCTATCTTAACTCTCTCttgataaaacattttcttgtTGTATAATGTTTCCAAATAGCAGTTCCATCCATCAACATCAACTTACAGCCGTCGAAATACTTATTGGTTTCGTCTGAGTCTGATTTTTGATGTCCGATTTTTCTTACTGCCAGGCAAATAGATACCCTTTTTCTCGCATGAACACTTTCATACCTCCTCTGAATGATTGCACGGTTATTTCCTCTATATTCATTATAACATGTCATAACTAAACGATAAACAGTCGGAGCCCATGGTCCGTTCTTCCCTGAAATGCTAATTCTTAGCGTGTTTACTCGGCTACATTTGTGAGGACCAATACgtctataaaaattaactgtatgtacatcaaatgttatatttacagGTTATAGCTATCTTCACGAGTTCTTATCAGCAACATGCTTCGACTTTACAGAAATTCATCCGATATTGGCTTCGTCAAATCTTTATAGAGGAATCCATCCGCAACACGCTTCGCTTCGTTAAACtaaatgttgttttgttaCAGCTCGAGACCCTGTGGTGATCGAGCGCAGCAACCTAGTGAACATCTCTAAGCTGATCGTGAAGGAACTGATCGAGCAGTCGCTGCGCTATGGCCGGATGCTCGACAGCGACCACCTGCCCCTGCACCACTTCTTCATCGTTCTCGAGCATGTCATGCGACACGGCCTCAAACCTAAGAAAGTGAGTCacttccttttttattttttataagcatGAACTAACATCTGAATCATAGATGCTTCACAAAATGAAAGCCTGATAGGTACCAGGACACCTGGTCCTGGTACCTATCAGGctataacatacatacaggCTACTAACATTTTATAAGCCTGTTTTGTGCCCCTGTGCTAGTCTAAGGTTTCAGCTTTCTGTCTCCATAATGGCGTAGTTGCCAGGGTTagcaataaaatgtacaaaagtttttagaaatgtaaatgatacatacttttaattaacGCCACTTATTTGATCAAGTGGCTACCTTGATAACCGatttacctaataaatatttcggcTTATACCTACcgaagatattttattaagggACAGAATCAGGTTTGctactaaaataattgtttttatgctACTATATTAAGGCCATGTCAAGGTCATGCGATGCGGTCACTAATATTTAGATAAGCGCGTCAACAAAGCGCTACTCTTTTGCAAGAATGAACAGTATTTTGTTATACCTTTAAAACTTATGATTCTTGGCAGCCTGTGTAGCTGGTAGCTtactcatatttattattgttggaTATACTTACATGCCTATCGTTGCGACACAAGAAGATAATCATTCAAATTACAGACGTAACAATTTCGACTCCCACGCTGCGCAATAGAGCTCAGTACAATGACCTGCCGACATATGTTACTGGTTTATAAAAATCGGATgttacctttttatttatttattcgtatatTCTTATTTCTTGTAATAACTGAAACTTCTCCGATGAATCTCCATAAAGCCAAATATAAAACGTGAGTCGTTTCAATGTCCTTGATCGGCTTTGGCCATAAGGATGGACAGTAGAAGGGGCCATATCCAAAAAAGATCatcatttttttagttttcgtgTACATGaactttagtatttttaattatggtaTCTCTTTTTAGGGTTTACTGGGACCCAAAAAGGAGCTATGGGATATTCTTCAAATGGTCGAGAAGTATTCACCAGAGGCGGCTGACATCACCGCGAGCATTAGGGCTTTACCCACTGTCAAGTAAGTTTCAAAGGAGCACTTGTACATTGGTAAATCATTAGGGAACTTTTCACCGAAAAATTCCTTTACCGCCTAAAACAGGATGTTTTTTCATTCTAGCTTAAGCACCGTCATTTTTATTACCGacagttaaataaatgaatataaatatctactttaaatatttagcacctaagtgattttaatatttattatatagaacgGCAATGGGCCGCGCGCGCGCTTGGCTCCGCCTAGCCTTAATGCAGAAACGGCTAGCGGACTACCTGAGGATCCTCCTGGAACACCGCGAGGAAACCCTCGACGAGTACTTCGAACCACACGCCCTCATGCTGAACGAGGAAGCGGTCATAATCACCGGGCTGCTTGTCGGCCTCAATGTCGTCGACTGCAATTTGTGTGTCAAGGTAACGCACTCATTTCTCTATAGATCAAAgtcatgtttttttgttaccgTATTGGTTCAGTATTTGTAGTTCATCGAAACTTCACTAAcacgacaaaaataattacgtttaataatatatcttagAAAATATATCCCGATGAAATCTTAGGGTtcgaacaatttattttcacaattttaaagatcgcgaaattataaatgcaaacaCCGATTCGGATGATAATGTCCCAACTGAAAACATGGGTAAACAGAAATCCCCTTAGACGATCACCGcgtagaaataaatacattattcggtaaaaaatattacagtttttatatttgcttaCAAACTAAATAAGTCTACGCAAAAAACGTACCCAAAGGTCAGCCTTATGCCATGACTGGAAGCCACAGCGCCGATTTCATCTAGTacctaaacataaatataaaaacgtaataaaaataacactcaTACCTTTTAGGAGGAAGATCTAGACAGTCAACAAGGCGTAATCGACTTCTCGCTTTACTTACGAGGCAGCAACTCCAGCACAGACATAGCCGGCAATGGAAACAACTCCAACAACGAGACCAAACAGCGCCATATTAACACTATGCTCGATCAGAAGAACTATATCGAGGAACTTAATAGACATCTCAAGTGAGTcccttttatttacttatatatttactagtatataaaaaatacattacatcgtttttttagacaaaataacaGATTTTTGTCAAATGCGGGGCGTAATAGAGAACAAGTAAATTAATACTTGTTGTTTTTTAACTAACTAAACCATTAGCTTTTGGTTTACTTTTAtccttaataaaatttctaaataaattaaaaaaacatcatgTTAACATCGATATGTTGATTCGtcgtattattatttgaaattctataatattattagatttcaAAAAGATTCTTCTTCGGTTGGACTTTCAAGTATCatctttgaataaatgataagaaataattttaaaacacgtttattttaatatttcacctagtgaattaaaaacaatattacagCGCAACGGTAGCTAATCTCCAAGCCAAGGTCGAAGGCCTAACAACCACTAACGCCCTAATGAAAGAGGACCTTGCCATCGCCAAAAATACTATGATACAGCTGGTGGAAGAGAATAATCAACTGAAACATGCATTGGGTAAATATGTCACATCCTTAAACTACCAATATATATTGgcaactatatttatatatgatacTGACGTGTGATAGACAAACACAAGTAGCCATAGTTCAATGCTCTCTAAAGACAGTGcagttactttttataatgacatttttgacgcAAAAACAtccatatacattatataccaTAACCATGAAAGTAATGTACACTTTTGCAAACGTAATCACGAACTTGCTGTATAGACCGgctgtttttgaaaaaaactatttctgtTACAGGTAAAATTTCTAGactacaataattaatattaacttaaactataacaatataaagaaGTTTTAAGTTCatttacctacatttataACCATCCCGAAAGAAACACTGCATTAACAAATTTCTATGTCTTTTCCTCTCATGAAAGCACTTCCGTTGACCTAGTTTGACATGTGTTGACGAAAATCTTATATTCGCTGAAAAAATGACtcacttttatttagaaaagtgTTATCTTTATGGGCtaacctgtgtgatttgtcgtaatatatttatatttatttattatttattctatttaatgTCGATAGCATAAAATttgtccaataaataaatgcaactaaaatatttacaaaatattttttggtaaaaatcttttttatattattttgccgATAGAGAGGTTGATTAGTCCATTTTCAATTGATTTGGAGCACTtcaaacttacaaaaaaaaactttttaatcacCTCTCTTTAATTACCCGTGTTAATTACTTCGCAGCTTTGATTCAAAATGCGAAGGTTGAAAGTGAAACTTTGTTGTTAAATCAccacgaaaataaatacaataggCACTTCAGATTAGACACCTTGCGATCTGATGAGTCAGTTCGGTTTAGTCTGCATTAGTATGCCGCAGTCGCCGCTCGTCTTTATACCATTGTCATTTAATAATCCACTACCGCGACCCGTTATGCTCCATAGCTCAACCTTAATGGGAAATTCTACAGCAAAAACGCGTAGTCAGTGGTTCAGATCTTGtgagttattttaatagttttaaatatatcacgTTGGCGGCTAGTGAGTTGGGTTTATTTACGTATacacgtgatttttttttctccagGCCAGGATATAACGAAAGACACTAGGATGAAAGTGACAGAGTTGCAGTCGGACGAAGAggtaacttattttaaattcatgtgTGCTCATTAACACTTATGCGTTAGTTTATCTACTCTTAGCAAATATTATATCACTAGCTATTTGTTGGTTGgcattttatgttgtttttttccttcattttattttacaacaactACTCTTAGTTGTGATAGTGATAGCTCCATAATCTTTCAATACTTTAGTCAATACTAAAGTATTGAAAGATTATGGAACGTCACTGTTATTGTTATCTATTCACGCTTAGTAATGATATATGATATGACAAAGTTTATTTGAagctagttttttattttgttataaatacaacaataaagtactactaacatttgaaaaatatgaaaacgatttcgtaaataaaaaacgcATCAATTTGTTTCATATAATCTTAAATGaccaattaaacaaaatacgattaattttttcaattagcatattaagaaaatattttaatatcgcCCATAAAGATTTAACAACAACCGTGTTCAATATATTGGATTTTTCGACAGCGTTAACCGAAGCAGAACaaagtcattatttaaatcgacaaaatttaaggaaaaattatttcaaatacaaattttattttgtatatcacCATGTTAACTTTGTggttgcaataaaatattgagtatATGTTCATATAATCAACACTCAATATTTATCAAGCGTGCAACGCATAATTTGcgttaattaattagtatatgTCAGCATAATGTCAAAAACCCAATACAAAGACACCAATTGAAGGGTAAAACCAGCTCCAAAGAAGCGTATGAATCAATTAATGAgtcaatattttgaagatatttgGCTCTAATGAATGCatgttcatatttattatttccataatatttagtttactgCGGTAAACAagaactaattttatttttttttttctattatattacatcTTAAGTTTCGCTTCTGCGCTAATTGTGGGATTTTGGATATCGACCCTAAACCTTCTTGAAGAAtattatacacaaaataattctACAAATCGAACCGGTAGTCAaaaaccgtgcgaagtggtggagaaaaagtaggaaagcgcaACCTGGTGCTACCGCTCCATACCTGGGGAAGCAAACGGGAAAACACTCAGatgtctctcatctgagtgttttcCCGTTTGCTTCCCCAGTTCCCCGTTCCAGAGATTAGCATGTCCAGATGAACAACCCTCCTTGAGgtgaatgctattgttgtctaccAACTGCCAAGGTCCGCTTAGTCGCTTCTTACGACATCCAAGGAAGTCATGGAGTGATcgtattttagggcggaattACACTCCATCGACAAGAACATACTAAATCTTAAATAAGACGAAAAAAGTAACGTAGAGTACTTCTTTTCTTTCATTggcctaaaaataataaaataaaaatatttacggaCATACGACATTTTAGTACATACTAAAATGCGATATCGCATTTTAGTATGTCCGTAATCGTATTTTagttattgaattaaaatttttaattttaaaatttcgccCATACATTTCAGGAAAAACGTAGCGTCAAAAGCGTAACCTCTGATAAATCAAAGAATGACAAGGATAGTGAGACTGGGAAAGTACTTGAAGAAGAGAGAAAGAAGAATCTGGAACTACAAAAAGAACTCGACTTACAGGTATGACTGattatatctaaattaaaatttaaaattattgtaaattaaacaatattattaatatatttaattatcagtACAATATCAATagcattttcaaaaaaatacaaaccaGCGATGGACTTGCCACTCATTACTTCAACAGTAACTGAacttcaaaaagaaaaaggaagaaaatattcaataccGCATCATTAATTTGCAGATATCTTTAAAAGCAGAAATGGAAGTAGCTATGAAACTATTGGAGAAAGACATACACGACAAACAGGACACAATTATATCGCTGAGACGACAACTAGACGACATTAAGCTAATCAACTTagaaatgtacaaaaaattgcaggtaagtttttaatatatcaataGCATTAGTACATTTTtacgtagacagagaaaactagagaaaacaaaaagagaaatgcgtattagaaatatacgAGAACGTGACGagtgctaatatatttaatcccTTACTGTGTGCCCAGTTTTACAAGGCCAAATCTGCCACTTTGTATGAGGCGGGCCAGGaagttgtataaaaattttctATCTCATATAGATATGCTAGCCCGttgtctttagttttctttgtatttgcatttttaGGATTTTGTACCCTTTATTGACAGCATTAGTTACATTTTATGGAATTCATCAACAAGCATTTATTCCTATTTCCATGACTAATGGCACAGTTTTCATTCCAAATTTATTGGCGTTATTCAATTCACCGACTCAGACCCTTATTATAGTCATCGTCTGTACTTTATACACTAACACACTGAGTTCGAAAATTCTTAGAGATACACCATTTACTTTGTTCGGTGTATTTAAagtgtttcaaatttatttaaatcaattaagatttattgatacaaaattattaaatgtattttaaacttctacaacattattttcatgtttgtttaatttaatctacACTAGTTAATTTAATCGCTCctgattaattatttctacGAGATTTCGAACTCTAAATCGCTTATCCAAATTACTAGTCAACTatattcatttgtttgttttcatcAATCATAACAAAGGCAACACGCATATTCCATCATGTTGCGTGGGCGCTTTACTCGTCTCCTGCCCACTCGATTCACCGCTTAATTAATTGGTATCTTAACAACCGAGTATGAGTGTACTAACATTTTTGTCTTGTCCTTATTTTGTTGCAATCGATATACTAGAATGTTGCTTAACTCCTAGTCCTAACTTGCTACTAAAATACCAAATAGCTTGATATCAGGTTTTCAATATAcagcttataaaatatatactagtaAAAGCTTTTAAGTGTTTTTTGTCTTATTATTGGACACTTAGTTAAATACAATCGGTACAAATGTCTTCTTTAATGGACTTCCGCTTAGTCACTGTTGTACTGTTTCATGACctgtactatatatttttacatatat containing:
- the LOC128672345 gene encoding RUN and FYVE domain-containing protein 2 isoform X2, with protein sequence MASASDKHAEVSPATSTTSVRSQFFDRSPSVSSAKDDKWPELLISRPDNSYFYSSKTRDPVVIERSNLVNISKLIVKELIEQSLRYGRMLDSDHLPLHHFFIVLEHVMRHGLKPKKGLLGPKKELWDILQMVEKYSPEAADITASIRALPTVKTAMGRARAWLRLALMQKRLADYLRILLEHREETLDEYFEPHALMLNEEAVIITGLLVGLNVVDCNLCVKEEDLDSQQGVIDFSLYLRGSNSSTDIAGNGNNSNNETKQRHINTMLDQKNYIEELNRHLNATVANLQAKVEGLTTTNALMKEDLAIAKNTMIQLVEENNQLKHALGQDITKDTRMKVTELQSDEEEKRSVKSVTSDKSKNDKDSETGKVLEEERKKNLELQKELDLQISLKAEMEVAMKLLEKDIHDKQDTIISLRRQLDDIKLINLEMYKKLQECESSLKHKTELIAKLEAKTESMGSTIHQLDEKLQEDKLARKSLEESARSLGQKAAVAETRAVAAEGDLRIEREWRISLQESMIRDRDKISMLTQEVESLKSIGQKYLALQEEQHLLKTQYSEAQKTLEEVGATLSENKLQLAELLEREASVATTSDETPTWTSDKDATACTACVKEFNITRRKHHCRRCGQIFCGACSEKSVALPGNTKPVRVCDGCYAEVRLT
- the LOC128672345 gene encoding protein RUFY3 isoform X3, which produces MRSLAASHGVDPLPGLDIPPGYHQGDNPDAEMAGAQDTIYLCNFRVSVDGEWLCLKELHDMEMTDSYTRPSEAPITSPVDPMHALMARDPVVIERSNLVNISKLIVKELIEQSLRYGRMLDSDHLPLHHFFIVLEHVMRHGLKPKKGLLGPKKELWDILQMVEKYSPEAADITASIRALPTVKTAMGRARAWLRLALMQKRLADYLRILLEHREETLDEYFEPHALMLNEEAVIITGLLVGLNVVDCNLCVKEEDLDSQQGVIDFSLYLRGSNSSTDIAGNGNNSNNETKQRHINTMLDQKNYIEELNRHLNATVANLQAKVEGLTTTNALMKEDLAIAKNTMIQLVEENNQLKHALGQDITKDTRMKVTELQSDEEEKRSVKSVTSDKSKNDKDSETGKVLEEERKKNLELQKELDLQISLKAEMEVAMKLLEKDIHDKQDTIISLRRQLDDIKLINLEMYKKLQECEMELTQKGEMVSRLQSKAEQIGKILHNLEKYNHFLGPDHDLVKALRSPTTNENNLGEKLEKLKALSAQKGTKSRDEGPPNKKLNLQEIPPFRKTSSSSSDKNTD
- the LOC128672345 gene encoding RUN and FYVE domain-containing protein 2 isoform X1; the encoded protein is MRSLAASHGVDPLPGLDIPPGYHQGDNPDAEMAGAQDTIYLCNFRVSVDGEWLCLKELHDMEMTDSYTRPSEAPITSPVDPMHALMARDPVVIERSNLVNISKLIVKELIEQSLRYGRMLDSDHLPLHHFFIVLEHVMRHGLKPKKGLLGPKKELWDILQMVEKYSPEAADITASIRALPTVKTAMGRARAWLRLALMQKRLADYLRILLEHREETLDEYFEPHALMLNEEAVIITGLLVGLNVVDCNLCVKEEDLDSQQGVIDFSLYLRGSNSSTDIAGNGNNSNNETKQRHINTMLDQKNYIEELNRHLNATVANLQAKVEGLTTTNALMKEDLAIAKNTMIQLVEENNQLKHALGQDITKDTRMKVTELQSDEEEKRSVKSVTSDKSKNDKDSETGKVLEEERKKNLELQKELDLQISLKAEMEVAMKLLEKDIHDKQDTIISLRRQLDDIKLINLEMYKKLQECESSLKHKTELIAKLEAKTESMGSTIHQLDEKLQEDKLARKSLEESARSLGQKAAVAETRAVAAEGDLRIEREWRISLQESMIRDRDKISMLTQEVESLKSIGQKYLALQEEQHLLKTQYSEAQKTLEEVGATLSENKLQLAELLEREASVATTSDETPTWTSDKDATACTACVKEFNITRRKHHCRRCGQIFCGACSEKSVALPGNTKPVRVCDGCYAEVRLT